The following proteins are encoded in a genomic region of Hippocampus zosterae strain Florida chromosome 2, ASM2543408v3, whole genome shotgun sequence:
- the LOC127596636 gene encoding sodium/hydrogen exchanger 2-like isoform X2, translated as MCGPVLSHRQDLLLLLLLSLCSSGGKCEIQKSESTASASESPFHNEIDQPQAFPDEERASLPVFTMDYPRIQVPFEFTLWVLLASFAKIGFHIYQKVTIWIPESCLLIVIGLIVGAIMHSVKEEPPAVLTSNVFFLYMLPLIVLENGYFMPTRPFFENVGTVLWYAVVGTLWNSIGIGLSLFAICQFEVFGVQDINLQENLLFASIISAVDPVAVLAVFDDIDVNEQTHIVIFGEGLFNDAVTVVLYSMFSFVADMSAFESSDVFLGVARFFVVGAGGLLFGLVFGFVAAFTTRFTHNARQIEPLFVFMFSYLAYLAAELFAISSVLAIITCAITMKYYVEENVSQRSCTTIRHVIKMLATISETLIFFFLGVVTITTEHEWNWAYILFTLLFALLWRGIGILVLSQIVNPFRTIQFTFKDQFGLAYGGVRGAICFALVFTLPDSINRKNLFVTASIAIIIFTVFIQGISIRPIIEYINIRRTNKDLGTINVEIHNRVMEHIVCGIEDLCGQWSHYYWKDKFKKFNDRFLRRILLRDSRAESSIVSLYKKLELKTAIDLLDTSVGDLSAAPSIVSLHDERKKSSQPNKNFLAADVRKMHDILSKNMYKIRERTMAYTNKLNQPDNSRAREILIRRHASIRRSIRAASFREMPAQNLAKSQKYYSLPPGVDPEIAFALRRRSHVSGELGRHRQHSSSRPMIPLRRLNTVKESTRAVGQPDSSPEENVLEERHPRGHPVSAPRKLSSEWDQPTAGKEETVAPPPLPVPPGWVADSQNIRDNGAGDPLLGHLSQGSQEAGRS; from the exons ATGTGTGGCCCAGTTTTGTCTCACAGACAAGATCTACTCTTGCTCCTTCTTTTGTCTCTTTGCTCTTCTGGAGGAAAATGTGAAATTCAAAAATCTGAATCCACAGCATCAGCCAGCGAGAGTCCTTTCCACAATGAAATTGATCAACCGCAGGCCTTCCCCGATGAGGAGAGGGCAAGTCTTCCTGTGTTTACAATGGACTATCCTCGGATACAAGTTCCCTTTGAATTCACACTCTGGGTACTGCTGGCCTCTTTTGCCAAAATAG GTTTCCACATTTACCAAAAAGTCACAATCTGGATCCCTGAGTCCTGCTTGCTGATTGTTATTGGACTTATTGTTGGCGCTATCATGCATTCCGTTAAAGAGGAACCGCCAGCTGTGCTCACCTCCAATGTCTTCTTCCTCTACATGCTTCCGCTTATCGTCCTGGAAAATGGCTACTTCATGCCCACTCGGCCCTTTTTCGAGAATGTCGGCACTGTGCTGTGGTATGCCGTGGTGGGAACTTTGTGGAACAGCATTGGCATTGGACTCTCACTCTTTGCCATTTGTCAGTTTGAAGTCTTTGGAGTTCAAGATATTAATCTGCAG GAAAATTTGTTATTTGCATCCATCATCTCTGCAGTGGACCCTGTGGCTGTGCTCGCCGTGTTTGATGACATTGATGTTAATGAGCAGACACACATTGTCATATTTGGAGAGGGACTCTTTAACGATGCTGTGACTGTG gTACTTTACAGCATGTTTTCCTTTGTAGCAGACATGTCAGCTTTTGAATCTTCAGATGTGTTTTTGGGCGTGGCTCGGTTCTTTGTTGTGGGGGCTGGAggtctcctctttggccttgtGTTTGGCTTTGTAGCGGCATTCACCACACgttttacccacaatgcacgaCAAATCGAGCCCCTTTTTGTCTTCATGTTCAGCTACTTGGCTTACCTGGCGGCCGAGCTGTTTGCCATTTCCAGTGTCCTTGC GATTATAACATGTGCAATTACTATGAAGTACTACGTTGAGGAGAATGTGTCACAGAGGTCCTGCACGACCATCCGCCATGTGATCAAGATGTTGGCCACCATCTCTGAAACtctcatcttcttcttcctggGGGTTGTGACGATAACGACTGAACACGAGTGGAATTGGGCCTACATCCTGTTCACGCTCCTGTTTGCCCTCCTTTGGAGAGGAATTG GCATCCTGGTTCTATCCCAGATTGTAAATCCATTCCGAACCATCCAGTTCACATTTAAGGATCAATTTGGTCTGGCCTACGGAGGCGTTCGAGGGGCCATCTGCTTCGCTTTGGTCTTCACTCTGCCTGACAGCATCAATAGGAAGAATTTGTTTGTCACTGCTTCCATCGCGATCATCATATTCACTGTTTTCATACAG GGTATCAGCATCCGTCCCATCATAGAATATATAAATATCAGGAGGACCAACAAAGACTTGGGCACCATCAATGTAGAAATACACAACAGG GTGATGGAGCACATTGTTTGCGGCATTGAGGACTTATGTGGGCAATGGAGTCACTACTATTGGAAAGACAA GTTTAAAAAGTTCAATGACCGCTTTTTGAGACGCATCCTGCTTCGAGACAGCAGAGCAGAGTCCAGTATCGTGTCTCTGTACAAGAAACTTGAGCTGAAGACGGCTATTGATTTGCTGGACACATCTGTGGGTGACCTGAGTGCGGCACCGTCCATTGTATCGCTTca CGACGAGAGGAAAAAATCGTCTCAACCCAATAAGAATTTCCTGGCTGCTGATGTGCGGAAGATGCATGACATCCTGTCAAAGAACATGTACAAGATAAGAGAGAGG ACGATGGCTTACACCAACAAACTCAACCAGCCTGACAATAGCCGAGCCAGGGAGATTTTGATTCGCCGACACGCGAGCATCAGGCGCAGCATCCGAGCTGCAAGTTTTCGTGAGATG CCTGCTCAGAATTTGGCCAAATCCCAAAAATATTACTCTCTGCCACCGGGAGTGGATCCAGAGATTGCTTTTGCACTCAGAAGACGAAGTCATG TGAGTGGTGAATTAGGCCGCCACCGACAACACTCTTCATCCCGCCCCATGATTCCTTTGAGAAGGCTGAACACTGTCAAGGAGTCGACGCGTGCAGTAGGTCAGCCTGATTCATCTCCCGAGGAGAATGTGTTGGAAGAGAGGCATCCCAGGGGTCATCCAGTCTCAGCCCCACGGAAGCTCAGCTCTGAATGGGATCAGCCTACTGCGGGGAAGGAGGAAACCGTGGCTCCACCCCCATTACCTGTGCCTCCTGGCTGGGTTGCCGACAGCCAGAACATCAGGGATAATGGGGCTGGAGATCCACTACTTGGACACTTGTCACAGGGGTCTCAAGAGGCTGGGAGGTCCTGA
- the LOC127596636 gene encoding sodium/hydrogen exchanger 2-like isoform X1 yields the protein MCGPVLSHRQDLLLLLLLSLCSSGGKCEIQKSESTASASESPFHNEIDQPQAFPDEERASLPVFTMDYPRIQVPFEFTLWVLLASFAKIGFHIYQKVTIWIPESCLLIVIGLIVGAIMHSVKEEPPAVLTSNVFFLYMLPLIVLENGYFMPTRPFFENVGTVLWYAVVGTLWNSIGIGLSLFAICQFEVFGVQDINLQENLLFASIISAVDPVAVLAVFDDIDVNEQTHIVIFGEGLFNDAVTVVLYSMFSFVADMSAFESSDVFLGVARFFVVGAGGLLFGLVFGFVAAFTTRFTHNARQIEPLFVFMFSYLAYLAAELFAISSVLAIITCAITMKYYVEENVSQRSCTTIRHVIKMLATISETLIFFFLGVVTITTEHEWNWAYILFTLLFALLWRGIGILVLSQIVNPFRTIQFTFKDQFGLAYGGVRGAICFALVFTLPDSINRKNLFVTASIAIIIFTVFIQGISIRPIIEYINIRRTNKDLGTINVEIHNRVMEHIVCGIEDLCGQWSHYYWKDKFKKFNDRFLRRILLRDSRAESSIVSLYKKLELKTAIDLLDTSVGDLSAAPSIVSLHDERKKSSQPNKNFLAADVRKMHDILSKNMYKIRERTMAYTNKLNQPDNSRAREILIRRHASIRRSIRAASFREMPAQNLAKSQKYYSLPPGVDPEIAFALRRRSHVVSGELGRHRQHSSSRPMIPLRRLNTVKESTRAVGQPDSSPEENVLEERHPRGHPVSAPRKLSSEWDQPTAGKEETVAPPPLPVPPGWVADSQNIRDNGAGDPLLGHLSQGSQEAGRS from the exons ATGTGTGGCCCAGTTTTGTCTCACAGACAAGATCTACTCTTGCTCCTTCTTTTGTCTCTTTGCTCTTCTGGAGGAAAATGTGAAATTCAAAAATCTGAATCCACAGCATCAGCCAGCGAGAGTCCTTTCCACAATGAAATTGATCAACCGCAGGCCTTCCCCGATGAGGAGAGGGCAAGTCTTCCTGTGTTTACAATGGACTATCCTCGGATACAAGTTCCCTTTGAATTCACACTCTGGGTACTGCTGGCCTCTTTTGCCAAAATAG GTTTCCACATTTACCAAAAAGTCACAATCTGGATCCCTGAGTCCTGCTTGCTGATTGTTATTGGACTTATTGTTGGCGCTATCATGCATTCCGTTAAAGAGGAACCGCCAGCTGTGCTCACCTCCAATGTCTTCTTCCTCTACATGCTTCCGCTTATCGTCCTGGAAAATGGCTACTTCATGCCCACTCGGCCCTTTTTCGAGAATGTCGGCACTGTGCTGTGGTATGCCGTGGTGGGAACTTTGTGGAACAGCATTGGCATTGGACTCTCACTCTTTGCCATTTGTCAGTTTGAAGTCTTTGGAGTTCAAGATATTAATCTGCAG GAAAATTTGTTATTTGCATCCATCATCTCTGCAGTGGACCCTGTGGCTGTGCTCGCCGTGTTTGATGACATTGATGTTAATGAGCAGACACACATTGTCATATTTGGAGAGGGACTCTTTAACGATGCTGTGACTGTG gTACTTTACAGCATGTTTTCCTTTGTAGCAGACATGTCAGCTTTTGAATCTTCAGATGTGTTTTTGGGCGTGGCTCGGTTCTTTGTTGTGGGGGCTGGAggtctcctctttggccttgtGTTTGGCTTTGTAGCGGCATTCACCACACgttttacccacaatgcacgaCAAATCGAGCCCCTTTTTGTCTTCATGTTCAGCTACTTGGCTTACCTGGCGGCCGAGCTGTTTGCCATTTCCAGTGTCCTTGC GATTATAACATGTGCAATTACTATGAAGTACTACGTTGAGGAGAATGTGTCACAGAGGTCCTGCACGACCATCCGCCATGTGATCAAGATGTTGGCCACCATCTCTGAAACtctcatcttcttcttcctggGGGTTGTGACGATAACGACTGAACACGAGTGGAATTGGGCCTACATCCTGTTCACGCTCCTGTTTGCCCTCCTTTGGAGAGGAATTG GCATCCTGGTTCTATCCCAGATTGTAAATCCATTCCGAACCATCCAGTTCACATTTAAGGATCAATTTGGTCTGGCCTACGGAGGCGTTCGAGGGGCCATCTGCTTCGCTTTGGTCTTCACTCTGCCTGACAGCATCAATAGGAAGAATTTGTTTGTCACTGCTTCCATCGCGATCATCATATTCACTGTTTTCATACAG GGTATCAGCATCCGTCCCATCATAGAATATATAAATATCAGGAGGACCAACAAAGACTTGGGCACCATCAATGTAGAAATACACAACAGG GTGATGGAGCACATTGTTTGCGGCATTGAGGACTTATGTGGGCAATGGAGTCACTACTATTGGAAAGACAA GTTTAAAAAGTTCAATGACCGCTTTTTGAGACGCATCCTGCTTCGAGACAGCAGAGCAGAGTCCAGTATCGTGTCTCTGTACAAGAAACTTGAGCTGAAGACGGCTATTGATTTGCTGGACACATCTGTGGGTGACCTGAGTGCGGCACCGTCCATTGTATCGCTTca CGACGAGAGGAAAAAATCGTCTCAACCCAATAAGAATTTCCTGGCTGCTGATGTGCGGAAGATGCATGACATCCTGTCAAAGAACATGTACAAGATAAGAGAGAGG ACGATGGCTTACACCAACAAACTCAACCAGCCTGACAATAGCCGAGCCAGGGAGATTTTGATTCGCCGACACGCGAGCATCAGGCGCAGCATCCGAGCTGCAAGTTTTCGTGAGATG CCTGCTCAGAATTTGGCCAAATCCCAAAAATATTACTCTCTGCCACCGGGAGTGGATCCAGAGATTGCTTTTGCACTCAGAAGACGAAGTCATG TAGTGAGTGGTGAATTAGGCCGCCACCGACAACACTCTTCATCCCGCCCCATGATTCCTTTGAGAAGGCTGAACACTGTCAAGGAGTCGACGCGTGCAGTAGGTCAGCCTGATTCATCTCCCGAGGAGAATGTGTTGGAAGAGAGGCATCCCAGGGGTCATCCAGTCTCAGCCCCACGGAAGCTCAGCTCTGAATGGGATCAGCCTACTGCGGGGAAGGAGGAAACCGTGGCTCCACCCCCATTACCTGTGCCTCCTGGCTGGGTTGCCGACAGCCAGAACATCAGGGATAATGGGGCTGGAGATCCACTACTTGGACACTTGTCACAGGGGTCTCAAGAGGCTGGGAGGTCCTGA